One Corynebacterium yudongzhengii DNA window includes the following coding sequences:
- the hpt gene encoding hypoxanthine phosphoribosyltransferase, with protein sequence MHDKKDFDVPPHRYGDDVESILISEDQLRARVRELADKVSEEYRDIDDDLILVCVLKGAVFFLTDFARALSIPSHMEFMAVSSYGNSTSSSGVVRILKDLDRDIEGRDVLIVEDIIDSGLTLSWLMKNLRGRHPRSLNVITLLRKPEVQTAKVDLYDVGFDIPNEFVIGYGLDYAERYRDLPYVGTLHPRVYGDD encoded by the coding sequence TTGCACGATAAGAAGGACTTCGACGTTCCGCCGCACCGCTACGGCGATGACGTCGAATCGATCCTCATCTCCGAGGACCAGCTGCGCGCCCGTGTGCGAGAGCTCGCGGACAAGGTCTCGGAGGAATATCGGGATATTGACGATGACCTCATCCTCGTGTGCGTGCTCAAGGGTGCGGTGTTCTTCCTCACCGACTTCGCCCGCGCGCTGTCGATTCCCTCCCACATGGAGTTCATGGCGGTCTCGTCCTATGGCAACTCCACCTCGTCGTCCGGTGTGGTGCGGATCTTGAAGGACCTCGATCGCGATATCGAGGGCCGCGATGTGCTCATCGTCGAAGACATCATCGACTCGGGCCTGACGTTGAGCTGGCTGATGAAGAACCTGCGGGGTAGGCATCCGCGGTCGCTGAATGTCATCACGCTGCTGCGCAAGCCCGAGGTGCAGACCGCGAAGGTCGACCTCTACGACGTGGGCTTCGATATCCCCAACGAATTCGTCATCGGCTATGGCCTCGACTACGCCGAGCGCTACCGAGACCTGCCCTATGTGGGGACCCTGCACCCGCGTGTCTACGGGGACGACTAA
- the tilS gene encoding tRNA lysidine(34) synthetase TilS: MPAFDYPRHSPHFLACRRACRPIAQAHQEIVVGLSGGPDSLALVAALTIEGSEVEAIIIDHGLQENSAAIARSAARQAEYLQARPRIITVTVEEGSGTDGTEAEARRARYDALTSAAGKRPVAVAHTRNDQAETLLLTALRGHATGMLPQTGKILRPFLEVTREDTVGTCQELGLDYWEDPHNDDPAYRRVALRQAVLPLLDEINGGATAALAAAAAELAEDNALLAELAGEPTDDCTELAAQPAPLRRRRIAAWLRSHHLSVTKAVIGAVDKLVTTPGTAAAVAAGHAHGKRLDVRRIGGRLSLIRQE; encoded by the coding sequence ATGCCGGCCTTCGACTACCCCCGTCACAGCCCGCACTTCCTCGCCTGCCGGCGGGCCTGCCGGCCGATCGCGCAAGCACATCAAGAGATCGTCGTGGGCTTATCCGGAGGCCCGGATTCCCTCGCGCTCGTGGCGGCGCTCACCATCGAGGGCAGCGAGGTCGAAGCGATCATCATCGACCACGGTCTGCAAGAAAACTCCGCGGCCATCGCCCGTAGCGCCGCCCGGCAGGCCGAGTACTTACAGGCACGCCCGCGCATCATCACCGTCACCGTCGAGGAAGGCAGTGGTACCGACGGCACCGAAGCCGAGGCGCGCCGGGCTCGCTACGACGCCCTGACTAGCGCGGCCGGGAAAAGACCCGTCGCCGTCGCGCATACCCGCAACGACCAAGCCGAAACCCTGCTGCTGACCGCGCTGCGCGGGCACGCCACCGGCATGCTGCCGCAGACCGGAAAGATCCTGCGGCCCTTTCTGGAGGTGACGCGGGAGGACACCGTCGGCACGTGCCAAGAACTCGGCCTCGACTACTGGGAGGATCCGCACAACGACGATCCCGCCTACCGGCGCGTCGCGCTGCGCCAGGCCGTTCTGCCGCTGCTCGACGAGATCAACGGCGGCGCCACCGCCGCACTCGCCGCAGCCGCCGCCGAACTGGCCGAAGACAACGCGCTGCTGGCAGAACTCGCAGGTGAGCCCACCGATGATTGCACCGAACTCGCCGCTCAGCCCGCCCCGCTGCGGCGGCGCCGCATCGCTGCCTGGCTGCGCAGCCATCACCTCAGTGTGACGAAGGCGGTGATTGGGGCCGTCGATAAGCTAGTGACAACGCCGGGTACGGCTGCGGCCGTCGCCGCCGGGCACGCGCACGGGAAGCGGTTGGACGTGCGACGAATCGGTGGCAGACTGTCACTAATCCGGCAGGAATGA
- the dacB gene encoding D-alanyl-D-alanine carboxypeptidase/D-alanyl-D-alanine endopeptidase gives MSVKTWGIAIAGVVLTGAVGVTAVTAVSLHREYSELDHGEPFELTAGPPLLDPAGTPEQVEDVDTAALATRLGELAQDPALGTFHGVVTDTTTGEVVWDNAPDEALVPASATKILTSAAAILALDADHRLTTRVVAGEQPGEVIIVTGGDVWLNGEDLAALAEQITAHVPEVTRVGIDASAWTGTDYVDSWDPTNIDGGYVAPLQPAMINGGRLTAPAGDVPRSHTPALDVAAALAERVGAEGSGEDTADPQAEVIAEIQSDPLTARTEDMMQHSDNVMAEAIGREVAIATQTGTSVEDAVAATLNTLTEAGIDVTGVHLEDNSGLSDNNRIPPRVLNDILTAAVTGTELRPLLDTLPVAHGEGTLEDRYADLPGRGYVRAKTGTLTGTNALAGTVIADSGRIYAFALLSNDADILSGRQALDRFASAIRED, from the coding sequence ATGAGCGTGAAGACATGGGGTATAGCAATCGCGGGTGTGGTGTTGACGGGGGCCGTCGGCGTCACCGCGGTGACGGCCGTCAGCCTGCACCGCGAGTACTCCGAGCTGGATCACGGAGAGCCCTTCGAGCTCACCGCCGGCCCGCCGCTGCTCGATCCCGCCGGAACACCCGAGCAGGTAGAGGACGTCGACACTGCCGCGCTCGCCACCCGCCTGGGCGAGTTGGCGCAGGACCCGGCGCTCGGCACCTTCCACGGCGTGGTCACTGACACCACGACCGGCGAGGTCGTGTGGGATAACGCCCCCGACGAGGCGCTCGTACCCGCCAGCGCCACCAAGATCCTCACCTCTGCCGCCGCGATCCTCGCTCTCGATGCGGATCACCGCCTGACCACCCGCGTTGTCGCAGGCGAGCAGCCGGGCGAGGTCATCATCGTCACCGGCGGGGACGTGTGGCTCAACGGCGAGGACCTGGCCGCGCTTGCCGAGCAGATCACCGCCCACGTCCCGGAGGTCACGCGCGTGGGGATCGATGCGTCGGCGTGGACGGGGACGGATTACGTCGATAGCTGGGATCCGACCAACATCGACGGCGGCTACGTCGCCCCGCTGCAGCCCGCCATGATTAACGGCGGACGCCTCACCGCACCCGCCGGCGACGTGCCTCGCTCGCACACCCCGGCGCTGGACGTCGCCGCGGCCCTGGCCGAACGCGTCGGCGCCGAAGGCAGCGGCGAAGACACCGCCGACCCGCAAGCCGAGGTCATCGCCGAGATCCAGTCCGATCCGCTGACTGCTCGTACCGAAGACATGATGCAGCACTCGGATAACGTCATGGCGGAGGCCATCGGCCGCGAGGTGGCCATCGCCACGCAGACCGGCACAAGCGTCGAAGACGCCGTCGCCGCCACCTTGAACACGCTCACCGAAGCCGGCATCGACGTCACCGGCGTACACCTCGAGGACAACTCCGGGCTCAGCGACAACAACCGCATCCCGCCGCGCGTGCTCAATGACATCCTCACCGCTGCGGTGACCGGCACCGAGCTGCGCCCGCTGCTCGATACCCTGCCGGTCGCTCATGGGGAGGGGACCCTGGAGGATCGTTACGCGGACCTTCCGGGCCGCGGCTATGTCCGCGCCAAGACGGGCACGCTGACCGGCACGAACGCCTTGGCCGGGACCGTGATCGCGGACTCCGGGCGCATCTACGCCTTCGCGTTGCTCTCCAACGACGCGGATATCCTTTCCGGCCGCCAGGCCCTCGATCGCTTCGCCTCCGCCATCCGCGAGGACTAG
- a CDS encoding inorganic diphosphatase, protein MKVEVTVEIPKGSRNKYEVDHETGKVYLDRYLFTPMTYPADYGFIDATLGEDGDPLDALVITPEPVVPGVIVKARIVGVFKMTDEAGGDDKLLCVLDDPRFDHFQDISDVSEFTRNEIEHFFVHYKDLEPGKEVQGSGWGDKAEAEKIHEEAVAHHNG, encoded by the coding sequence ATGAAGGTTGAAGTTACCGTCGAGATCCCCAAGGGTTCGCGCAACAAGTACGAGGTCGATCACGAGACCGGCAAGGTCTACCTCGACCGTTACCTGTTCACCCCGATGACGTACCCGGCTGACTACGGATTCATCGACGCCACCCTCGGTGAGGACGGTGACCCGTTGGACGCGCTGGTCATCACCCCGGAGCCGGTGGTTCCCGGCGTGATCGTCAAGGCGCGCATCGTCGGCGTGTTCAAGATGACCGACGAGGCCGGCGGCGATGACAAGCTGCTCTGCGTGCTCGACGACCCGCGTTTCGATCACTTCCAGGACATCTCGGATGTCTCGGAGTTCACCCGCAACGAGATCGAACACTTCTTCGTTCACTACAAGGATCTGGAGCCAGGCAAGGAGGTCCAGGGCTCCGGCTGGGGCGATAAGGCCGAGGCCGAGAAGATCCACGAAGAGGCCGTCGCCCACCACAACGGATAG
- a CDS encoding rhodanese-like domain-containing protein produces MKQVNVTEVPVSSQFIDVREPDEYAEAHAVGTVNIPMSELAQRTEEINPAEPVYLICRSGGRSARMAEFLEETFPDVEAINVTGGTLAWIEAELPTEK; encoded by the coding sequence ATGAAACAGGTCAACGTCACCGAAGTCCCTGTAAGCAGCCAGTTTATCGACGTCCGCGAGCCCGACGAGTACGCCGAGGCGCACGCCGTCGGCACCGTCAACATCCCGATGTCAGAGCTGGCGCAGCGCACCGAGGAGATCAACCCCGCCGAGCCGGTCTATCTGATCTGCCGCTCGGGCGGACGCTCGGCGCGCATGGCGGAGTTTCTCGAGGAAACATTCCCCGACGTGGAGGCGATCAACGTCACCGGAGGCACCCTGGCCTGGATCGAGGCAGAACTTCCCACCGAAAAATAA
- a CDS encoding MarR family winged helix-turn-helix transcriptional regulator, with protein MSNSPAVTAIPTSLLESPSFQIERLRRRTREEVEAALGKRDLTLREHWVLACLVEADAASQSALSATLAIDASDMVRLIDQLESRGWAKRERDPKDRRRQIVAATKKGRKMHNELTEIVTAAEDRALDASTNKQLKHLRKLASAILNADRAEEAHD; from the coding sequence ATGTCGAATTCACCTGCCGTTACCGCCATCCCCACCTCGCTGCTCGAGTCGCCGTCATTCCAGATTGAGCGGCTGCGCCGCCGCACCCGCGAGGAGGTGGAGGCCGCCTTAGGCAAGCGCGATCTGACCCTGCGTGAGCACTGGGTGCTCGCCTGCCTCGTCGAGGCCGACGCCGCCAGCCAGTCCGCCCTCTCCGCAACTCTGGCGATCGATGCCTCGGACATGGTGCGCCTCATCGACCAGCTCGAATCCCGCGGCTGGGCCAAGCGCGAGCGCGACCCGAAGGACCGGCGTCGTCAGATCGTCGCGGCCACCAAGAAGGGCCGCAAGATGCACAACGAGCTCACCGAGATCGTCACGGCTGCGGAGGACCGCGCCTTGGACGCGTCGACAAATAAGCAGCTCAAGCACCTGCGCAAGCTCGCGTCCGCGATCCTTAATGCCGATCGGGCGGAGGAGGCCCACGACTAG
- a CDS encoding Pls/PosA family non-ribosomal peptide synthetase: protein MSHHIPPQYLRSHEAPPARTLYDVLAATAKRFPEASALDDGEIITYSELIHTVDLMIAEMHAAGLRRGDKVGIRMTSGRRELYLAILATIAAGGAYVPVDADDPDERAELVFTEAAIDALFTDEGFRMLTEHPDSSGSHALLDADRPHLDDIAWIIFTSGSTGKPKGVAVTHRSAAAFVDAEAAMFLADAPGRPLGPEDRVLAGLSVAFDASCEEMWLAWAHGACLVPAPRSLVRSGMDLGPWLIRRDITVVSTVPTLADLWPAEALDHVRLLIVGGEACSQELVDRLATDEREMWNTYGPTEATVVASAQRLYPSSPVGIGLPLAGWDLAVVNDAGEQVGLGETGELVIGGVGLAKYLDPAKDAEKYAPMPSLGWERAYRTGDHVRLEVEGLYFVGRVDDQVKIGGRRIELGEVEANVAALDNVYNSAVAVQTTGGDQKVLVGYVSLEDPEAGFDHALATERLTETMPAALVPRIGVLEELPVRTSGKVDKKALPWPLPDVGVASTTAMTDTEAWLAGLWVDNLGVSVEGPDDDFFSLGGSSLAAASLIAKIRDRVPAIAVRDLYDHPRLGALAERVEEIAAATGVEISDPTATPTRTVAPVRASTRIAQTLIQVPVMTLKALSLLAWLLLISTTMSALGAEWAYSANLWLTLALLVVFATPLGRVPIGALGARALTAGITPGDYRRGGPTHLRIWAAERFADASGSREIAGATWVNTYARLLGAKIGKGVDLHSLPPVTGLLSLGNHAAIEPEVDLTGYWLDGDVLYVGGIKIGSNARVGTRSHLLPGTVIGANAHIEAGSTVTGEKPVKSGARWAGSSAEKVGRSKHRFPDHHPARRPHWVGIYGATSVALALLPLVAILAGIATTLALVAATGGSAYIGAVLFAPIGALVYFAVAMALTWLGVRVLSLGLRTGVAPVHSAQGWRLWALGRLMDEARTRLFPLYAGQLTPLWMRALGATIGKDVEISTAVMVPTLTEVKDGAFLADDTLVGGYELGGGWVRTAETKIGKRSFVGNSGITTPGRKLAKNSLVAVQSSTPKKAKAGSNWWGSPPERMRRVEVDSAAGDTRTYRPGIGVKIARGAVETLRLLAVLASAMIFAGVLMTLHALVVTLGVIAAASLGGLVLMAAGAVAVACAVIAKWVCVGRHRPGEHPLFSGFVWLNELQDSFIEAVAAPWFFQHALGTGEHNLVLRVLGAKIGRGAWVESYWLPETDLCSIGRAATVGPGTVVQTHLFQDRVMSLDTVTLEDGATLAAHSVTLPASVLGSGATVAPGSLVMRGDKVPAGTYWRGNPIEPVGLRK from the coding sequence GTGTCGCATCACATTCCTCCGCAGTACCTCCGTAGCCACGAGGCCCCGCCGGCGCGCACCCTGTACGACGTGCTCGCCGCCACCGCCAAGCGCTTCCCCGAAGCCTCGGCGCTGGACGACGGCGAGATCATCACCTATTCCGAGCTCATCCACACCGTCGACCTCATGATCGCGGAGATGCACGCCGCCGGCCTGCGCCGCGGCGATAAGGTGGGCATCCGCATGACCTCGGGCCGTCGCGAGCTCTACCTGGCCATTCTGGCGACGATCGCCGCCGGCGGCGCCTACGTCCCCGTCGACGCCGACGATCCCGACGAGCGCGCCGAGCTCGTGTTCACCGAGGCCGCCATCGACGCGCTGTTTACCGACGAAGGCTTCCGTATGCTCACCGAGCACCCGGATTCCTCCGGTTCGCACGCGCTGCTCGATGCGGATCGGCCGCATCTCGACGACATCGCGTGGATCATCTTCACCTCTGGCTCCACCGGCAAGCCGAAGGGCGTGGCCGTGACCCACCGTTCGGCCGCCGCCTTCGTCGACGCCGAGGCCGCCATGTTCCTCGCCGACGCCCCCGGCAGGCCTTTGGGTCCGGAAGACCGCGTCCTCGCCGGCCTGTCGGTTGCCTTCGACGCCTCGTGCGAGGAGATGTGGCTGGCCTGGGCCCACGGAGCCTGCCTGGTGCCGGCGCCGCGTTCGCTGGTGCGCTCGGGCATGGACTTAGGTCCCTGGCTGATCCGCCGTGACATCACGGTCGTCTCCACCGTGCCCACCCTGGCGGACCTGTGGCCGGCGGAGGCGCTCGATCACGTGCGCCTGCTCATTGTCGGCGGTGAGGCCTGCTCGCAGGAGCTCGTCGACCGTTTGGCCACCGACGAGCGCGAGATGTGGAACACCTACGGCCCCACCGAGGCCACCGTCGTCGCCAGTGCGCAGCGCCTCTACCCGAGCTCGCCCGTCGGCATCGGCCTGCCGCTGGCCGGGTGGGATTTGGCCGTCGTCAACGACGCCGGCGAGCAGGTCGGCCTCGGCGAGACCGGGGAGCTGGTCATCGGCGGCGTCGGGCTGGCGAAGTATCTGGATCCCGCGAAGGACGCCGAGAAGTACGCCCCCATGCCGTCTTTGGGGTGGGAGCGGGCCTATCGCACCGGTGATCACGTGCGCCTGGAGGTGGAGGGCCTCTACTTCGTCGGGCGTGTCGACGATCAGGTGAAAATCGGCGGACGCCGCATCGAATTGGGCGAGGTGGAGGCGAACGTCGCCGCCTTGGATAACGTCTATAACTCGGCAGTGGCGGTGCAGACCACCGGCGGGGATCAGAAGGTGCTCGTCGGCTATGTCTCGCTCGAGGATCCCGAGGCCGGCTTCGATCACGCCTTAGCCACCGAGCGTCTCACCGAGACCATGCCCGCCGCCTTGGTGCCGCGGATCGGCGTGCTCGAGGAGTTGCCGGTGCGCACCTCCGGCAAGGTGGACAAGAAGGCGCTGCCCTGGCCGCTTCCCGACGTCGGCGTCGCCTCCACCACCGCCATGACCGACACGGAGGCCTGGCTGGCGGGCTTGTGGGTCGACAACCTCGGCGTGAGCGTCGAAGGCCCCGACGACGACTTCTTCAGCCTCGGCGGCTCCTCGCTGGCGGCGGCATCGCTGATCGCGAAGATCCGCGACCGCGTGCCGGCCATCGCGGTGCGCGACCTCTACGACCACCCGCGCCTGGGAGCCCTGGCCGAGCGCGTCGAGGAGATCGCCGCCGCCACCGGCGTGGAGATCTCCGATCCCACCGCCACCCCGACCCGCACCGTCGCCCCGGTGAGAGCGTCCACGCGTATCGCTCAGACACTCATCCAGGTGCCGGTGATGACGCTCAAGGCGCTCAGCCTGCTGGCCTGGCTGCTGCTGATCTCCACCACGATGAGTGCCCTCGGCGCGGAGTGGGCCTATAGCGCCAACCTGTGGCTCACGCTCGCGCTCCTGGTGGTCTTCGCCACCCCGCTGGGGCGTGTGCCCATCGGCGCGCTCGGTGCCCGGGCGCTCACCGCCGGGATCACGCCTGGCGACTACCGCCGCGGCGGTCCCACCCACCTGCGCATCTGGGCGGCCGAGCGCTTCGCGGATGCCTCCGGCTCCCGCGAGATAGCCGGCGCCACCTGGGTAAACACCTATGCGCGGCTGTTGGGTGCGAAGATCGGCAAGGGCGTGGACTTGCACTCCCTGCCGCCGGTGACCGGCCTGCTGAGCCTGGGCAACCACGCCGCCATCGAACCCGAGGTCGATCTCACCGGCTACTGGCTCGACGGCGACGTGCTCTACGTCGGCGGCATCAAGATCGGCTCGAACGCGCGCGTGGGCACCCGTTCGCACCTGCTCCCCGGGACCGTGATCGGCGCGAACGCGCACATCGAAGCCGGCTCGACCGTCACCGGCGAGAAACCTGTGAAGTCCGGGGCCCGCTGGGCGGGCTCGTCGGCGGAGAAGGTCGGCCGCTCGAAGCACCGCTTCCCGGATCATCACCCGGCGCGCCGCCCGCACTGGGTGGGCATCTACGGCGCGACCTCCGTCGCCTTGGCGCTGCTGCCCTTGGTGGCGATACTGGCCGGCATCGCGACCACCCTCGCGCTCGTCGCGGCCACCGGCGGTTCTGCCTATATCGGCGCGGTGCTATTCGCCCCGATCGGCGCGCTGGTGTACTTCGCCGTCGCGATGGCGCTGACCTGGCTGGGTGTGCGGGTGCTCTCTCTCGGCCTGCGCACAGGCGTGGCCCCGGTGCACTCGGCGCAGGGCTGGCGGCTGTGGGCGCTCGGCCGCCTCATGGACGAGGCGCGCACGCGGCTCTTCCCCCTCTATGCCGGCCAGCTGACCCCGCTGTGGATGCGCGCGCTCGGCGCGACGATCGGCAAGGACGTGGAGATCTCCACCGCAGTCATGGTGCCAACTCTCACCGAGGTCAAAGACGGGGCCTTTCTTGCCGACGATACCCTCGTCGGCGGCTACGAACTCGGCGGCGGCTGGGTGCGCACGGCGGAGACGAAGATCGGCAAGCGCTCGTTCGTCGGCAACTCCGGCATCACCACCCCGGGTCGCAAGCTGGCGAAGAACTCGCTGGTGGCTGTGCAGTCGTCGACGCCGAAGAAGGCGAAGGCCGGCTCCAACTGGTGGGGCTCGCCGCCGGAGCGCATGCGCCGCGTCGAGGTCGATTCCGCCGCCGGCGATACGCGCACCTACCGCCCGGGTATCGGCGTGAAGATCGCTCGCGGCGCAGTGGAGACGCTGCGGCTTTTGGCGGTGTTGGCCTCGGCGATGATCTTTGCTGGGGTGCTGATGACGCTGCACGCGCTCGTCGTCACGCTCGGTGTGATCGCTGCGGCCTCGCTCGGCGGGCTGGTGCTCATGGCCGCGGGTGCGGTGGCGGTGGCCTGCGCGGTGATCGCGAAGTGGGTGTGCGTGGGCAGGCACCGCCCGGGCGAGCATCCGCTGTTCAGTGGGTTCGTGTGGCTCAACGAGCTGCAGGATTCCTTCATCGAGGCCGTTGCCGCGCCGTGGTTCTTCCAGCACGCGCTCGGCACGGGTGAGCACAACCTGGTGCTGCGCGTGCTCGGGGCGAAGATCGGCCGCGGCGCGTGGGTCGAGTCCTACTGGCTGCCAGAGACAGATCTGTGCAGTATTGGTCGCGCCGCGACGGTCGGACCGGGTACCGTGGTGCAGACCCACCTGTTCCAGGACCGAGTCATGAGCCTCGATACGGTCACGCTGGAAGACGGTGCCACGCTCGCCGCCCACTCGGTCACGCTGCCGGCAAGTGTGCTGGGTAGCGGGGCTACGGTGGCCCCGGGATCGCTCGTGATGCGCGGCGATAAGGTGCCCGCCGGGACCTATTGGCGCGGCAACCCCATCGAGCCGGTGGGCCTTCGAAAATAA
- a CDS encoding sulfite exporter TauE/SafE family protein, translating to MGLLTLLLVAFAGFAAQLVDGGLGMGFGATSMTILTATAMAPATASAVVNTAQLGTTLASGLSHWKFGNVEWRIVATIGIPGAIGSFVGATFLSRLSLDAAQPLTATILAAIGLLLLIRFARTRVDEQLKKRQESRPLLLGLGTLGGFISASGGAGWGPVTTSALLTRGRITPRRIVGTVSAAEFLVTIAAVIGFIFGLWEEMVANLAAALALMIGGVIGAPIAAWAISRLNSALLGGAVGTVLMVLNVPKVLDFLGVENTAVLVAVRVIILVVGLWLSISGARRRRRAAAENPPVDRTLSAPPTR from the coding sequence ATGGGGTTACTCACCCTTTTGCTCGTCGCGTTCGCCGGCTTTGCGGCCCAGCTTGTCGACGGCGGGCTGGGCATGGGTTTCGGCGCCACGTCGATGACGATCCTGACGGCCACGGCCATGGCCCCGGCGACTGCCTCGGCGGTGGTGAATACGGCCCAGCTGGGTACGACGCTGGCCTCGGGGTTGTCGCACTGGAAGTTCGGCAACGTCGAATGGCGGATCGTGGCGACGATCGGCATCCCGGGTGCTATCGGTTCCTTCGTGGGTGCGACGTTTCTGTCGCGGCTGTCCCTCGATGCGGCGCAGCCTTTGACGGCGACGATCCTCGCGGCGATCGGCTTGCTTCTGCTCATCCGCTTCGCGCGCACCCGCGTCGACGAGCAGCTGAAGAAGCGTCAGGAGTCCCGGCCGCTGCTGCTGGGCTTGGGCACGCTCGGCGGGTTTATCTCCGCCTCGGGTGGTGCGGGCTGGGGCCCGGTAACCACCTCTGCCCTGCTGACCCGCGGGCGCATTACCCCGCGACGCATCGTGGGCACGGTGAGCGCGGCGGAGTTTCTGGTGACGATCGCCGCGGTCATCGGCTTCATCTTCGGCCTGTGGGAGGAGATGGTCGCGAACCTCGCGGCGGCGCTGGCACTGATGATCGGGGGCGTGATTGGCGCTCCCATCGCCGCGTGGGCGATTAGCCGGCTGAACTCGGCGCTCCTTGGTGGTGCCGTGGGCACCGTGTTGATGGTGCTCAATGTGCCGAAGGTCTTGGACTTCCTCGGCGTGGAGAACACCGCGGTGTTGGTCGCGGTGCGGGTGATCATCCTGGTGGTCGGTTTGTGGCTGTCTATTTCGGGTGCGCGCAGGCGCCGCCGTGCGGCGGCGGAAAACCCGCCGGTCGACCGGACGTTAAGCGCCCCGCCGACCCGGTAG
- the ppk2 gene encoding polyphosphate kinase 2 — translation MAEHDDDMPMIDLTETEGYMVDDSDEDDPVLLREDGTPIQTWREQYPYDERMTRDEYEVVKRQLQIELLKWQNWTKETGQRHIILFEGRDAAGKGGTIKRFNEHLNPRGARTVALEKPSPRESTSWYFQRYIAHFPSAGEIVFFDRSWYNRSGVERVMGFCTESQHAEFLREVPMLENMILGSGISLTKFWFSVTQKEQRTRFAIRQVDPVRQWKLSPMDLASLDKWDDYTRAKEEQFRYTDTDESPWITIKSNDKKRARINAMRYILSKFEYTNKDHEVVGEPDPLIVKRGREQIGD, via the coding sequence ATGGCTGAACACGACGACGACATGCCGATGATCGATTTGACCGAGACCGAAGGCTACATGGTCGACGACTCGGATGAGGATGATCCGGTACTCCTGCGCGAAGATGGCACCCCGATTCAGACGTGGCGTGAGCAGTACCCGTACGACGAACGCATGACCCGCGACGAGTACGAGGTGGTCAAGCGCCAGCTCCAGATCGAGCTTTTGAAGTGGCAGAACTGGACGAAGGAGACCGGCCAGCGCCACATCATCCTCTTTGAGGGGCGGGACGCCGCCGGCAAGGGCGGAACCATCAAGCGCTTCAATGAGCACCTCAACCCCCGTGGTGCGCGCACGGTGGCGCTGGAGAAGCCGTCGCCACGCGAGTCCACCTCGTGGTACTTCCAGCGCTACATCGCGCACTTCCCGTCGGCTGGTGAGATCGTGTTCTTCGACCGCTCCTGGTACAACCGCTCCGGCGTCGAGCGCGTCATGGGTTTTTGCACCGAGTCCCAGCATGCGGAGTTCCTCCGTGAGGTCCCGATGCTCGAGAACATGATCTTGGGCTCCGGTATCTCGCTGACGAAGTTCTGGTTCTCCGTGACCCAGAAGGAGCAGCGCACCCGCTTCGCCATCCGCCAGGTCGACCCGGTGCGGCAGTGGAAACTCTCCCCGATGGATCTGGCCTCGCTGGATAAGTGGGACGACTACACCCGCGCCAAGGAAGAGCAGTTCCGCTACACGGACACGGATGAGTCCCCGTGGATCACCATCAAGTCGAACGACAAGAAGCGCGCCCGCATCAACGCGATGCGCTACATCCTGTCTAAGTTCGAATACACCAACAAGGACCACGAGGTGGTCGGGGAGCCGGATCCGCTCATCGTCAAGCGTGGCCGCGAGCAGATCGGTGACTAA
- a CDS encoding porin — protein sequence MSDNSSFSEFATNLNALSSEGFFGWLFDTWGELTDIAAGASDLIGLVL from the coding sequence ATGTCTGACAACAGCAGCTTTTCCGAGTTCGCCACGAACCTGAACGCCCTGTCCTCCGAGGGCTTCTTCGGCTGGCTCTTCGACACCTGGGGCGAGCTCACCGACATCGCCGCCGGTGCTTCTGACCTGATCGGCCTGGTCCTCTAA